The DNA region GGCCTAAGACGACGTCGCTTTCGGTTCCGGATTCGATCGACGACCAGGAGGGCGTAGATCTCAACGGCGGCGACGTCGGAGTTGATCGGAGGTCTCTGTATTGGCAACATGCGAAGCATTTCGGACATTACTACATCTCGTACGGAGCGTTATCGGCGAACCGAATTCCTTGCCCGCCTGGCTCAGGGAGATCGTACTATACACACGATTGCTATAAAGCAACCGGCCCTGTTCGGCCTTACACTCGAGGTTGTTCCTGTATTACACGTTGCCGGTGATACATTTTCCGATCATATTTTTACCTTCCAAAGTAATtctcttatttttcttctccattaATATTCATCTAACAGTTATGAAAACTTATGATTTACCGTTTGGTTTTTCAGCGGtaagtatacaaaattttacGAAGTACTATTTTTGACTTTTTGTAGTGCTAAGCTCTAGTGCTCTACTTTGGAGTTTGGACTATAGAAACATCAGTTTTAGTAggtgaaaatattaatttaaacaaaaaaaaaaatgattgacaACTATTGAAATTATAATCCCCGCCTCACTTATTcgactctattttttttttaaataaaaatagtcGCCAAACACCGGCATGATGTGACTATCTTATATGGGAGGTCATTAGATCGAATCCTACTGGAAGCAGGAATCAATtggttccttttttttttgaagataggaatcaattggTTCATATGTGCTAGTTTCATCCAATGTTGTGAACTCTTTGTAGcaccaaacattaataaacaccaacaaacatCTCTAAGTAAAGTCTAAACTAATAATGAGACTAAACATAAAGATTGcgaatctaaataaataaataacattatactATACGAAATTGGTGGTACAGGGAATAAATTATTACaggctattttatatataacatgaataaacaaaggaaataaatattgtcACATTCTTACTTCCATCATAATAGGTGGCTGGTACAAAAACTTGTTTAAGATTCTAGTCCTAGCAAGTCACAACCAAATCCAGCAAGCttatattttccattttcccaCTCTTTGGGCAGCCATAATAGTCTCCCAAAACACTGAGGCAGCACCATCCTAAAACTCTGTCCAGCTCTGTCCTCAACTATGCACCATTACCATTTTCTTCAATGACCATAGAAACGAAAGAGAAACTCAAAACTTCACCCACCATAACCgactcctcatcatcatcatcatcaatcaaTCATATTCACAGGCATTCTTGAGTGAAATTGGGTGGTTGAGCTTGCTGGGATTAAGAACGATGGAACACTCGATTTTCTTGTTGAACTTGGGCTTCACCAGTTTTCCCAGGACGTACGCTCTTGATTTTAGCACGAAGCTCAGTTTCAATGACACAGGCTGGGCTGCAGTTCCTGTTGGCGTGCTCAAACTGGCCCCGCTTCCATATAATGGAATCTTATTCCCTACCACTGATACCGCTACTGTCCTCTGGCTCTTTCTTGATTGATAGAATTTCTTCAGCTAATTCACCCAAATTTCAGAAAATCAATTTACTAAGTTGAAACTAAGATCAAAAACATCCTAGTGCATTTCAGTATGTTTCATACTTCAACAAGAGGCAACACATCCCTACAAGATTCAGGTTTTTGTTCGTTCATCGCAATTTTTACTAGGAAGACTGATCAAAGGAGATAATTTTCTACATTGCCCTGGACTAGATCACAGACATCCCAGTGCATTTCACTAAGTTTCATACTTCAACAAGAGGCAAAGCATTCCTACAAGATTCATGTTTTTGTTCGTTCATAGCAACCTTTACTAGGAAGACTGATTCTTTGCTAGATCACAGGCATCCCATTGCATTTTACTATGTTCATACTTCAACAAGAGGCAATGCATATGCATTCCTACAAGattcatattttagttcatCCATCGCTACTTTTACTAGGAATACTGATCAAAGGAGCTAAATAGCTAATGTTATATGTTGCCTCTATTTTTGGTTACCATTTTCGTTAAGTTCAAGAGAAATTTTTGCTAGTTCTAAACTGAAACCAAGTTAATTGCGAAGAATGTAAGGCGTAGGGCTTACTGTTCCGGAGCCAATTGTGATTTCTGAAAATGAGAGATCAACGGGGGAGGAAGTAACATGGACACCAAAAAACGTAGCAGTGTTGCGGTAAAGGAATTTCACAGTGGAATTCAAGGAAATCATGTCAGTGCCAACTCCTGTATGATCTGAACCAGCTTGAACTGCGAAACTCTCGAAGGTGATAGTCTGTAAACGAAATTCAGACATAAGAGAAGAATTAGGGCTCTGAATTACGGTAATCGATGCAATATACGGATGAAATTTCGAAATCCGACATTTTAATTGAACTGACCTTCATGGAGATTTTAGGTTTTTGGGGTCTACTGGCGCCCCAGAGAATGAGAGCGAAGAAGGAGAAGAGA from Ipomoea triloba cultivar NCNSP0323 chromosome 6, ASM357664v1 includes:
- the LOC116023056 gene encoding uncharacterized protein LOC116023056, translated to MHAKTDSEDTSLAPSSPDHNRRPVYYVQSPSRDSHDGEKTTMSFHSTPVLSPTGSPPHSSVGHHSRESSSTRFSGSLKPGSRKITPNDAGSGAGGQGRKGQKPWKECDVIEEEGLLEEDRSRKPLPRRCYVLAFLLGFFVLFSFFALILWGASRPQKPKISMKTITFESFAVQAGSDHTGVGTDMISLNSTVKFLYRNTATFFGVHVTSSPVDLSFSEITIGSGTLKKFYQSRKSQRTVAVSVVGNKIPLYGSGASLSTPTGTAAQPVSLKLSFVLKSRAYVLGKLVKPKFNKKIECSIVLNPSKLNHPISLKNACEYD